From the genome of Gilliamella sp. wkB7, one region includes:
- a CDS encoding CDP-alcohol phosphatidyltransferase family protein, translating into MISIYQLKPKFQSLLRPYVNRLYNANITANQVTVSACLGSIFVSFIVGLLSSYQWIFCVIPIWMLIRMALNAIDGMLAREFNQKTHLGAYLNEIGDVISDSALLLVFTQLDNVSNYLVILVILFSFLTEYTGVLGVMIGASRRYDGPMGKSDRAFVFGIISLGIGIYQLPLDWIDPLLWIVNFLLIYTVINRIRKGLQETQK; encoded by the coding sequence GTGATATCAATTTACCAATTAAAACCCAAATTTCAATCACTACTGCGCCCGTATGTGAATAGGCTCTACAATGCCAATATAACGGCTAATCAAGTGACAGTTTCAGCTTGCTTGGGATCAATTTTTGTATCTTTTATTGTCGGTTTGCTTTCATCTTATCAATGGATTTTTTGCGTCATTCCCATTTGGATGTTGATTCGTATGGCTCTTAATGCCATTGATGGTATGTTGGCACGTGAATTTAATCAAAAAACGCATTTAGGAGCTTATTTAAATGAAATTGGAGATGTTATTTCCGATAGTGCGTTATTATTGGTTTTTACACAACTCGATAATGTAAGTAACTATCTGGTTATATTAGTTATTTTGTTCTCTTTTTTAACGGAATATACGGGTGTTTTAGGTGTGATGATTGGCGCGTCAAGGCGCTATGATGGCCCTATGGGCAAAAGTGATCGTGCTTTTGTCTTTGGAATAATTAGTTTAGGCATTGGAATTTATCAATTACCGTTAGATTGGATTGATCCATTGTTATGGATTGTTAATTTTTTACTAATATACACTGTGATTAATCGGATTCGAAAAGGTCTGCAAGAAACACAAAAATGA